One segment of Altererythrobacter sp. Root672 DNA contains the following:
- a CDS encoding YoaK family protein — protein MHRYDSSRRLLAYGIAGLAGFVDATGFLAADGYFVSFMSGNTTRLGVDIGTRVGSAVVPALLIVGFICGVTLGALVSENASRARKSAVLAVSSALIVTAAIGHALGSKLLFLGGSVTAMGAINNMFRKDGEVAVGVTYMTGALVRLGQGLAARLQRRPFDGAAASFALWGSLAVGAIGGALATETIPVWAPWIPVLASLALLGAALRLELRPV, from the coding sequence ATGCACCGCTACGACAGCTCGCGCCGATTGCTCGCCTATGGCATCGCCGGGCTCGCCGGCTTCGTCGACGCGACGGGGTTCCTCGCGGCCGATGGCTATTTCGTTTCCTTCATGTCGGGCAACACCACGCGGCTCGGTGTCGATATCGGCACCAGAGTCGGCTCGGCCGTTGTCCCGGCCCTGCTGATCGTCGGCTTCATCTGCGGCGTGACCCTGGGGGCGCTTGTGTCGGAGAACGCCAGCCGGGCACGCAAGTCGGCGGTCCTGGCGGTTTCAAGCGCCTTGATCGTCACCGCCGCGATCGGACACGCGTTGGGCAGCAAGCTGCTGTTCCTCGGCGGATCGGTGACGGCGATGGGCGCGATCAACAATATGTTCCGCAAGGATGGCGAGGTCGCCGTCGGCGTGACCTACATGACCGGCGCGCTGGTCCGCCTCGGTCAAGGACTGGCAGCCCGCCTGCAGCGCCGGCCGTTCGATGGAGCGGCCGCAAGCTTCGCCCTGTGGGGCAGCCTGGCCGTCGGCGCGATTGGAGGCGCCTTGGCTACCGAGACGATCCCGGTATGGGCGCCATGGATCCCGGTACTCGCCTCGCTGGCGCTGCTGGGCGCGGCGCTTCGGCTTGAACTTCGACCAGTCTAG
- a CDS encoding DUF167 domain-containing protein: protein MAKPKPDFPPAEAIRALADAEGRLALRVTPGARIEGIELGDGVLQVKVRAKPQDGAANEAVLEMLADALGVATSRLRMLRGATTRNKLVQIS, encoded by the coding sequence GTGGCGAAACCCAAGCCTGATTTCCCGCCTGCCGAGGCCATTCGCGCGCTGGCCGATGCCGAAGGGCGGCTGGCCTTGCGCGTCACGCCCGGCGCCCGCATCGAGGGCATCGAGCTCGGGGATGGCGTCCTTCAGGTGAAGGTTCGGGCCAAGCCGCAGGACGGTGCGGCCAACGAGGCGGTGCTGGAAATGCTCGCCGATGCCCTCGGGGTGGCGACGTCACGACTGCGCATGTTGCGCGGCGCAACTACGCGCAACAAGCTGGTGCAGATTTCCTAG
- a CDS encoding gamma carbonic anhydrase family protein, whose product MTPAERFPWATILSFEGMEPKIHETAFIAPGARIIGDVTIGPEASVWYNCVLRGDIHRIEVGARSNVQDGSVFHVEGPRPDTDGCPTIIGEDCVIGHMAVVHGATLEDRAFVGMGAVAMDDCRIGEGAMLAAGALLSPGKAIPPREIWVGRPAKFLRTQDEAQVEKIRFQTERYCRLAQRHLAELRGETQA is encoded by the coding sequence ATGACGCCGGCGGAACGCTTCCCCTGGGCGACGATCCTCTCGTTCGAGGGCATGGAACCGAAGATCCACGAGACCGCCTTCATCGCGCCCGGTGCGCGGATCATCGGCGACGTGACGATCGGGCCAGAGGCGAGCGTCTGGTACAACTGCGTGCTGCGCGGCGACATCCACCGGATCGAAGTCGGCGCTCGCTCCAACGTGCAGGACGGCAGCGTCTTCCATGTCGAGGGTCCGCGGCCCGATACCGACGGCTGCCCGACGATCATCGGCGAGGACTGCGTGATCGGTCACATGGCGGTGGTCCACGGTGCGACTTTGGAAGACCGGGCTTTCGTCGGCATGGGCGCGGTGGCGATGGACGATTGCCGGATCGGGGAGGGCGCAATGCTCGCCGCCGGTGCGCTGCTGAGCCCCGGCAAGGCGATCCCTCCCCGCGAGATCTGGGTCGGCCGCCCGGCCAAGTTCCTGCGCACTCAGGACGAAGCTCAGGTCGAGAAGATCCGTTTCCAGACCGAGCGCTATTGCCGGCTGGCGCAGCGGCACCTGGCGGAGCTGCGTGGCGAAACCCAAGCCTGA
- a CDS encoding GNAT family N-acetyltransferase: protein MTEFRLETDRLVLRDWRDEDWPEFFRLTNTPAVMRWLGSMDEEKQLEQRARVESCAAQHGHSFWVVERKADGGHLSGEMLGFCGLKRANAPGCPVPGSFEIGWRMREDAWGQGYAKEAATASLDVGFDRFGAEEIVALTVIQNDASWGLMTRLGMRRREDLDFPDDRYEPELRDTIVYSITRDEWRGA from the coding sequence ATGACTGAGTTTCGGCTCGAGACCGATCGGCTGGTCCTCAGGGACTGGCGCGATGAAGACTGGCCCGAGTTCTTCCGGTTGACCAATACGCCGGCGGTCATGCGCTGGCTCGGCTCGATGGACGAGGAAAAGCAGTTGGAGCAGCGCGCGCGTGTCGAGAGTTGCGCCGCGCAACATGGGCACAGCTTCTGGGTCGTCGAACGCAAGGCCGACGGCGGTCATCTGTCGGGCGAGATGCTTGGCTTTTGTGGGCTCAAGCGGGCCAACGCTCCGGGTTGTCCGGTCCCAGGCAGTTTCGAAATCGGCTGGCGCATGCGCGAGGATGCGTGGGGGCAGGGCTATGCCAAGGAGGCGGCCACCGCCTCGCTCGACGTCGGCTTCGATCGCTTTGGGGCGGAGGAGATCGTCGCGCTTACGGTGATCCAGAACGACGCGAGTTGGGGCCTGATGACCAGGCTCGGCATGCGCCGCCGCGAGGATCTCGACTTTCCCGACGATCGCTACGAGCCCGAGCTACGCGACACGATCGTCTATTCGATCACCCGCGACGAATGGCGCGGCGCATGA
- a CDS encoding fused MFS/spermidine synthase, with protein sequence MAEVLAGRRWLFVVTILTGSFLLFLVQPMVARMALPRLGGAPNVWNSAMLVYQALLLGGYAYAHALSRLPIGRQATIHIALLLLAAITLPITLPNIAAPAPGREALWVPWLFLLTIGPLFFVVSAQAPLMQRWFVASPAAGDPYPLYAASNLGSFAGLLAYPLLAEPLLSLGVQSRVWSIGYALLILLVAAAALSRRGAKATATDAANQANDVETGPDRPFLWIALSAVPSGLMLSTTTYLTTDIFAMPLLWVIPLGLYLLSFSVAFAAWRRPANMIVAVAPFVLVTAGGFALFMSSLANLWAAAASILLLFVVSVALHTRLYETRPAPARLTRFYLFMSAGGALGGLFTALIAPLVFDWTWEHPLLIIAAAMLVPLGGWSRLLQRSFQSSDAFRLAILALLAVVLVAAFRFRGEVISDPWTLATLFFAVLTVAGGTLLAARRWSYVLACVAVLALLGGISQLSASLSGNRSRSYFGIYTVKDTGGGFRLLVHGTTNHGAQRQDPKRAFEPTTYYGQTSGAGLAMLSAERLFGTDARIGVVGLGVGTLACYRRPGQTWTYFEIDPEVLAFSKNGSFTYLQHCTPDAEVVLGDARLKLQEVPKNSFDILVVDAFSSDAIPLHLMTNEAQKIYLDALAPNGLLLMHITNRFVKLEPVLAALARENNLTAMKRIDNHKAGSWPVASSWWVALSRDPATIAGLEGMPNKWRPLGAPAPAPWTDDYASILPYLDWKRAF encoded by the coding sequence ATGGCTGAAGTCTTGGCCGGGCGGCGCTGGCTTTTCGTCGTAACGATCCTGACGGGCAGCTTTCTGCTGTTCCTGGTCCAACCAATGGTTGCGCGCATGGCGCTGCCACGGCTCGGCGGCGCTCCCAACGTCTGGAACAGCGCCATGCTGGTCTATCAGGCCTTGTTGCTCGGCGGTTATGCTTACGCTCACGCCTTGTCCCGACTTCCGATAGGTCGCCAGGCAACCATCCACATCGCGCTGCTGCTGCTCGCCGCGATCACGCTTCCGATCACTTTGCCCAATATCGCTGCTCCTGCGCCAGGACGCGAGGCGCTGTGGGTGCCGTGGCTGTTCCTGCTGACGATCGGGCCGTTGTTCTTCGTCGTCTCGGCCCAGGCCCCGCTGATGCAGCGATGGTTCGTCGCGAGCCCGGCGGCAGGCGATCCCTATCCGCTCTACGCCGCTTCGAACCTAGGCAGTTTCGCCGGGCTCCTTGCTTATCCGCTTCTTGCCGAGCCTTTGTTGAGCCTCGGTGTACAAAGCCGTGTCTGGTCCATCGGCTATGCCCTGCTCATCCTTCTGGTTGCCGCTGCGGCGCTTTCGCGGCGTGGAGCAAAGGCGACTGCCACCGACGCAGCCAATCAGGCGAACGATGTCGAGACCGGTCCCGACCGTCCGTTCCTCTGGATAGCGCTGTCCGCGGTTCCTTCAGGGCTGATGCTCTCGACCACCACCTATCTGACGACGGATATCTTCGCGATGCCGCTGCTGTGGGTGATTCCGCTCGGGCTTTACCTCCTGTCGTTCTCCGTTGCCTTTGCCGCCTGGCGCCGCCCCGCGAACATGATCGTGGCTGTCGCGCCGTTTGTGTTGGTGACGGCCGGCGGGTTCGCGTTGTTCATGTCGAGCCTCGCAAATCTCTGGGCTGCGGCGGCGAGCATCCTGCTGCTGTTCGTCGTATCGGTCGCCTTGCATACGCGGCTCTACGAGACGCGGCCGGCGCCGGCTCGCTTGACCCGGTTCTATCTCTTCATGTCCGCTGGCGGCGCGCTGGGTGGCTTGTTCACGGCCTTGATTGCGCCGCTGGTGTTCGACTGGACGTGGGAGCATCCGCTGCTGATCATTGCCGCAGCCATGCTGGTGCCGCTCGGCGGCTGGTCGCGGTTGCTTCAGCGCTCGTTCCAGTCCTCCGACGCGTTTCGCCTCGCGATCCTTGCCCTGCTGGCCGTCGTGCTTGTCGCAGCCTTCCGTTTTCGCGGTGAGGTGATCTCCGACCCCTGGACGCTGGCGACCTTGTTCTTCGCAGTGCTGACGGTCGCGGGCGGTACGCTCCTGGCCGCTCGTCGATGGTCATATGTCTTGGCCTGTGTTGCGGTTCTCGCGCTTCTGGGCGGGATCTCGCAGCTATCTGCGTCGCTTAGCGGGAACCGAAGCCGCAGCTATTTCGGCATCTATACCGTCAAGGACACGGGCGGAGGATTTCGCCTACTTGTTCATGGGACGACCAACCATGGCGCCCAACGGCAAGATCCCAAGCGCGCGTTCGAGCCCACGACCTACTACGGCCAGACTTCGGGTGCCGGGCTCGCCATGCTCTCGGCGGAGAGGCTGTTCGGAACGGACGCCAGGATCGGCGTCGTCGGCCTCGGGGTCGGAACGCTCGCCTGCTATCGCCGTCCTGGACAGACCTGGACTTATTTCGAGATCGATCCCGAAGTCCTCGCCTTTTCGAAGAACGGCTCGTTCACTTACCTGCAGCACTGCACCCCTGATGCCGAAGTCGTCTTGGGGGACGCGCGCCTGAAACTGCAAGAAGTGCCGAAAAACAGCTTCGACATCCTGGTCGTCGATGCCTTTTCCTCCGACGCGATTCCGCTGCACCTCATGACCAACGAGGCGCAGAAGATCTATCTCGACGCGCTTGCTCCAAATGGCCTTCTGCTGATGCACATCACCAACAGGTTCGTGAAGCTCGAGCCGGTCCTGGCGGCCTTGGCTCGCGAGAACAACCTGACGGCGATGAAGCGGATCGACAACCACAAGGCGGGCAGCTGGCCCGTGGCGAGTTCGTGGTGGGTGGCTCTGTCTCGCGACCCGGCGACAATCGCCGGGCTGGAGGGAATGCCGAACAAATGGCGGCCGCTTGGCGCTCCAGCGCCTGCACCGTGGACCGATGACTATGCCTCGATCCTGCCCTATCTCGATTGGAAGAGGGCCTTCTAA
- the hemB gene encoding porphobilinogen synthase, producing the protein MTGSYPATRLRRLRSAAWSRALHRETVLTPSDLIWPLFVTEGQGVEEPIATLPGVSRWSLDGIAARAKEAVSLGIPCIALFPNTPANLRSDDGAEAFNPDNLMCRAIKAIRDACGSDIGVLTDVALDPYTSHGQDGLIDGAGYVLNDDTVAVLVDQAVNQAEAGADIIAPSDMMDGRIRAIRMALELGGHHNVQIMSYAAKYASAFYGPFRDAVGSRGLLKGDKKTYQMDPANGDEALREVALDLAEGADSVMVKPGLPYLDIVRRVRERFEVPVFAYQVSGEYAMIEAAVAAGAGERDALVLETLMAFKRAGCAGVLTYHAPLAARLLNG; encoded by the coding sequence ATGACCGGATCCTATCCCGCCACGCGCCTCCGCCGCCTCCGCTCTGCCGCCTGGAGCCGCGCGCTCCATCGCGAAACGGTGCTCACCCCGTCAGACCTCATCTGGCCGCTGTTCGTGACCGAAGGTCAGGGCGTGGAAGAGCCGATCGCCACGCTGCCGGGTGTGTCGCGCTGGTCGCTCGACGGGATCGCGGCGCGGGCCAAGGAAGCCGTCTCCCTCGGCATTCCCTGCATCGCGCTGTTCCCGAACACACCGGCGAACCTGCGCAGCGACGACGGGGCCGAGGCGTTCAACCCCGACAATCTGATGTGCCGCGCCATTAAGGCTATCCGCGATGCCTGCGGTTCGGACATCGGCGTGCTGACCGACGTCGCGCTCGATCCTTATACCAGTCACGGGCAGGACGGTTTGATTGACGGGGCCGGCTACGTGCTCAACGACGATACGGTCGCGGTGCTGGTCGACCAAGCGGTCAACCAGGCCGAAGCTGGCGCCGATATCATAGCCCCGTCGGACATGATGGACGGTCGCATCCGGGCGATCCGCATGGCGCTCGAACTCGGCGGGCATCACAACGTCCAGATCATGAGCTACGCCGCCAAGTATGCCAGCGCGTTCTACGGTCCGTTCCGCGACGCGGTCGGCTCGCGCGGGCTGCTCAAGGGCGACAAGAAGACTTACCAGATGGATCCGGCCAATGGCGACGAGGCGCTGCGCGAAGTCGCGCTCGACTTGGCCGAGGGCGCTGACAGCGTGATGGTCAAGCCCGGCTTGCCTTATCTCGACATCGTCCGCCGAGTGCGCGAGCGGTTCGAAGTGCCGGTGTTCGCCTATCAGGTGAGCGGCGAATACGCGATGATCGAGGCCGCCGTTGCGGCGGGCGCGGGCGAACGGGATGCGCTGGTGCTGGAGACCTTGATGGCCTTCAAGCGCGCCGGGTGCGCCGGGGTGCTGACTTATCACGCGCCGCTTGCTGCCAGGTTGCTCAATGGCTGA
- a CDS encoding M23 family metallopeptidase, whose amino-acid sequence MAKLRRNRLRGLGERYTAWRAQASTQFASLDLVPDLAQDIGSRRWFRGAGTLLGLSVLALAGWPGFAPVEAAPVMRIDNTVRDEFRSQMIMPLALGADSGRHMAATNIVVPLRNAPERPRLDLEATLASGDSFGRMLERSGVGGAEASQIAAMVAGAIPLADIKPGTKLDITLGRRPAPGAARPLETLTFRARFDLQLAVERVGGRLALDPRPIKVDATPLRIRGVVGPSLYRSARAAGAPANAVQQYLRTLGAEVDFDSAISAGDEFDLVVDYKRAATGEVEAGQLLYAGLWRNGKPRKQLLRWGNDGRFYEASGVGESKQGLVAPVPGGMTSGYGMRRHPILGYRRMHAGIDFRASYGTPIYAVTDGTVQFAGRHGGHGNYVKISHGGGLATGYAHMSRIAVSSGTRVRRGQVIGYVGSTGLSTGPHLHYEMYRNGQTVNPSSVSFVTRAQLSGKELASFRARLAELQKVTPGAALTTLTPDVSAEEEPVREIDRLDSKKVA is encoded by the coding sequence GTGGCCAAACTCCGCCGCAACCGACTGCGTGGATTGGGCGAGCGTTACACCGCGTGGCGCGCGCAGGCCTCGACGCAGTTCGCTTCGCTCGACCTCGTACCCGACCTGGCGCAGGACATTGGCTCGCGCCGCTGGTTCCGCGGTGCCGGGACTTTGCTGGGCCTCTCGGTCCTCGCGCTCGCCGGATGGCCTGGGTTCGCACCGGTTGAGGCCGCGCCGGTCATGCGGATCGACAACACGGTGCGCGACGAATTCCGCAGCCAGATGATCATGCCGCTGGCGCTTGGCGCCGACAGCGGTCGGCATATGGCGGCGACCAATATCGTGGTTCCGCTGAGAAACGCTCCCGAGCGTCCGCGTCTCGACCTCGAAGCAACGCTCGCGAGCGGCGACAGCTTCGGCCGCATGCTCGAACGCTCCGGCGTTGGCGGTGCCGAGGCGAGCCAGATCGCGGCCATGGTCGCCGGGGCCATTCCGCTGGCGGACATCAAGCCCGGCACCAAGCTCGACATCACGCTCGGCCGCCGTCCGGCTCCCGGGGCGGCTCGTCCTCTGGAAACGCTGACCTTCCGTGCACGGTTCGACCTGCAGCTCGCGGTCGAGCGCGTTGGCGGGCGGCTGGCTCTCGATCCCCGGCCGATCAAGGTCGATGCCACGCCGCTGCGCATTCGCGGCGTTGTTGGTCCGAGCCTCTACCGCTCAGCTCGCGCCGCCGGGGCGCCGGCCAATGCCGTGCAGCAATACCTCCGCACCCTGGGCGCCGAAGTCGACTTCGACAGCGCCATTTCCGCCGGCGACGAGTTTGACCTGGTCGTCGACTACAAGCGCGCGGCGACGGGCGAAGTCGAGGCCGGGCAGCTGCTTTACGCTGGCCTGTGGCGCAACGGAAAGCCGCGCAAGCAGCTGCTCCGCTGGGGCAACGACGGACGCTTTTACGAAGCCTCGGGCGTGGGCGAGTCCAAGCAGGGGCTGGTCGCACCGGTACCTGGCGGCATGACGTCGGGCTACGGCATGCGCCGCCATCCGATCCTCGGATATCGCCGGATGCACGCCGGGATCGACTTCCGGGCGAGCTACGGCACGCCGATCTACGCGGTGACCGACGGCACCGTGCAATTCGCCGGCCGGCATGGCGGGCATGGCAACTATGTGAAGATCTCGCACGGCGGTGGCCTGGCTACGGGATACGCCCACATGAGCCGCATTGCGGTTTCGAGCGGCACGCGCGTTCGCCGTGGCCAGGTGATCGGCTATGTCGGCTCCACTGGCCTCTCGACCGGGCCGCACCTGCATTACGAAATGTACCGCAACGGGCAGACGGTGAACCCATCGAGCGTCAGCTTCGTCACGCGCGCCCAACTTTCAGGCAAGGAACTGGCGAGCTTCCGCGCCCGTCTGGCCGAGCTGCAGAAAGTCACGCCGGGGGCGGCTCTCACAACCCTGACGCCCGACGTCTCGGCAGAAGAAGAGCCGGTGCGGGAAATCGACCGGCTCGACAGCAAGAAAGTCGCCTGA
- a CDS encoding helicase-related protein — translation MSKTRSDSRLRAVLGPTNTGKTHLAIERLCGHSSGAIGFPLRLLAREVYDKVRAIKGDRQVALITGEERIEPPGARYFLCTAEAMPRTAGELAFVAVDEVQLAADRERGHIFTDRLLHARGREETMLLGSSTVEPMVRALLPEIEVETRPRFSTLKHAGSCKLSRLPPRSAVVAFSVEQVYAVAEMLRRFRGGSAVVMGALSPETRNRQVELFQSGEVDYIVATDAIGMGLNLDVSHVAFASLSKFDGVRQRRLTPAEMAQIAGRAGRHQQDGTFGTLSGSRNGGTLEFTDDEIYAIEQHRFAPLTHLFWREAEPRFDSLATLIADLESKPDVPELAAAPEAIDLAVLRRLVDDLAIADGVKTPGLVRRFWETCQLPDFRQQGPDLHARFVARLWEDLRGGQIGADFVAARIAELDRPEGDIDTLQGRIAAIRSWAYICQRPDWVLARDEMAARARAAEARLSDALHQRLTERFVNRRTAILMKTVGKDAGMLRVTLDEAGRVMVEDQPIGHLEGFRFVVDAGASHEDRKLMLAAAERHLPQLLALKAQALVHDELGELTIEQGQVLREGRAVAQLERGKSASRPRLVLVRELAVLDHAQKARLAEALELWLESSLAPLAPLRAIEEGALSPEAGSEVRALLLTLASGGGSIGRETAGLAQVPKDKRPLLRRLGVTIGSLDVFVPALLKPAPRHLLNAIGVDRRPLRERMEPVIAHKGPLPAGYRRAGNQAIRVDMAEKLFRAAHDQRAKSSGRGFLVDVALATSMGLSPDNFRLLMRDAGFRPGDSRTLAEGTFGPPAPVRWSWRPPRKDRPTPQSAPRPVAQSSAFAALADLVR, via the coding sequence GTGAGTAAGACCCGTTCCGACAGCCGGTTGCGCGCCGTCCTGGGCCCGACCAATACCGGCAAGACCCACCTCGCCATCGAACGGCTTTGCGGCCACTCGAGCGGTGCTATCGGCTTCCCGCTGCGGCTGCTGGCGCGCGAGGTCTATGACAAGGTTCGCGCGATCAAGGGCGATCGTCAGGTCGCCTTGATCACCGGCGAAGAGCGGATCGAACCGCCCGGGGCGCGCTATTTCCTCTGCACCGCCGAAGCGATGCCCCGCACCGCCGGAGAGCTTGCCTTCGTCGCGGTGGACGAAGTGCAACTCGCCGCGGATCGCGAGCGCGGACATATCTTCACCGACCGCCTGCTCCACGCCCGCGGGCGAGAGGAGACCATGTTGCTCGGCTCTTCCACCGTCGAGCCGATGGTGCGCGCGCTTCTTCCCGAGATCGAAGTCGAAACTCGCCCGCGGTTTTCCACTCTCAAACATGCGGGATCGTGCAAGCTTTCGCGCCTGCCGCCCCGTTCGGCCGTCGTCGCCTTCTCGGTCGAGCAAGTCTACGCCGTCGCCGAAATGCTGCGCCGCTTCCGCGGCGGGTCCGCCGTCGTCATGGGCGCACTGAGTCCGGAGACGCGCAATCGCCAGGTCGAATTGTTCCAGTCGGGCGAGGTCGACTACATCGTCGCCACCGACGCGATCGGCATGGGCCTGAACCTTGACGTCAGTCATGTCGCTTTCGCTTCGCTCAGCAAGTTCGACGGAGTGCGCCAACGGCGTCTCACTCCAGCGGAAATGGCGCAAATCGCCGGGCGCGCCGGGCGTCACCAACAGGACGGTACTTTCGGCACGCTCAGCGGCAGCCGCAACGGCGGCACGCTGGAGTTCACCGATGACGAGATCTACGCCATCGAGCAGCATCGCTTTGCCCCGCTGACGCACTTGTTCTGGCGCGAGGCAGAACCGCGCTTCGATTCCCTCGCTACACTGATCGCCGATCTCGAATCCAAGCCGGATGTTCCCGAGCTCGCCGCTGCGCCGGAGGCGATCGACCTCGCCGTGCTCCGCCGCCTGGTCGACGACCTGGCCATCGCCGACGGCGTCAAGACGCCGGGCCTGGTGCGCCGCTTCTGGGAGACCTGCCAGCTGCCCGACTTCCGACAGCAAGGTCCGGATCTCCACGCCCGCTTCGTAGCCCGCCTGTGGGAAGACTTGCGTGGCGGGCAAATCGGAGCGGATTTCGTGGCCGCGCGCATCGCCGAGCTTGACCGACCTGAAGGCGACATCGACACGCTGCAGGGACGCATCGCCGCCATTCGAAGCTGGGCTTACATTTGCCAGCGGCCCGACTGGGTTCTAGCGCGCGATGAGATGGCTGCTCGCGCCCGGGCAGCCGAAGCGCGTCTGTCCGACGCGTTGCACCAACGGCTGACCGAGCGGTTCGTCAATCGCCGCACAGCCATATTGATGAAGACCGTGGGGAAGGATGCTGGAATGCTGCGAGTGACGCTTGATGAGGCCGGACGCGTCATGGTCGAGGACCAGCCCATCGGTCACCTCGAAGGGTTCCGCTTCGTGGTCGACGCTGGCGCAAGCCACGAGGACCGCAAGCTCATGCTCGCAGCGGCCGAGCGGCATTTGCCGCAGCTGCTGGCCTTGAAGGCGCAGGCCCTGGTGCACGACGAACTCGGCGAGCTGACCATCGAACAAGGCCAGGTCCTGCGCGAAGGCCGCGCGGTGGCGCAGCTTGAACGCGGCAAATCCGCCAGCCGTCCGCGACTGGTTCTGGTGCGCGAACTGGCCGTGCTCGACCACGCGCAGAAAGCGCGGCTGGCCGAAGCGCTTGAGCTTTGGCTGGAAAGTTCTCTGGCTCCGCTCGCACCATTGCGAGCGATCGAAGAGGGCGCACTCTCCCCGGAGGCGGGCAGCGAGGTGCGGGCCTTGCTCCTGACTTTGGCCAGCGGTGGCGGCTCGATCGGTCGCGAGACGGCCGGGTTGGCGCAAGTGCCGAAGGACAAACGCCCCCTCCTGCGAAGGCTTGGCGTCACCATCGGTTCGCTCGATGTGTTCGTTCCCGCGTTGCTCAAACCGGCCCCCAGGCATTTACTCAACGCGATCGGTGTGGACCGGCGCCCCCTTCGTGAGCGGATGGAGCCAGTCATCGCGCACAAGGGGCCTCTTCCGGCAGGTTACCGTCGGGCAGGGAACCAGGCGATCCGCGTCGATATGGCGGAAAAGCTGTTTCGCGCCGCGCACGACCAACGCGCGAAGTCATCCGGGCGTGGGTTTTTGGTCGACGTTGCGCTGGCAACTTCGATGGGCCTCTCCCCGGACAACTTCCGCCTGCTGATGCGCGACGCCGGGTTCCGTCCTGGCGATTCCCGCACTCTCGCCGAAGGCACTTTCGGACCGCCGGCGCCGGTGCGCTGGAGCTGGCGCCCGCCGCGCAAGGATCGACCGACCCCGCAGTCTGCCCCCCGGCCAGTGGCCCAGAGCAGTGCCTTTGCCGCGTTGGCAGACCTCGTCCGCTAG
- a CDS encoding S4 domain-containing protein, whose amino-acid sequence MRIDRLLFFLRFARSRAVAQRWIAEGHIRHNGQRVVRQDLAVQPGDVLTLPLAKAVLVIEMLHLPTRRGPAEEARECYRPLDGGRPMDLGGGDARNDYGARQEEGNDKQ is encoded by the coding sequence ATGCGGATCGACCGCCTCCTGTTCTTCCTGCGTTTCGCCCGCAGCCGTGCGGTTGCCCAACGTTGGATCGCCGAAGGCCACATCCGCCACAATGGCCAGCGCGTGGTGCGGCAGGACCTGGCGGTTCAGCCCGGCGACGTGCTCACTCTGCCGCTTGCGAAAGCGGTGCTCGTCATCGAAATGCTGCACCTCCCCACTCGCCGCGGACCGGCGGAGGAAGCCCGCGAATGCTATCGCCCGCTTGACGGTGGGCGGCCAATGGACCTAGGCGGCGGCGACGCGCGGAACGACTACGGTGCGCGGCAAGAAGAAGGGAACGATAAGCAATGA
- the fdxA gene encoding ferredoxin FdxA → MTYVVTDACIKCKYTDCVEVCPVDCFYEGETMLVINPSECIDCGVCEPECPAEAILPDTEGGLEQWLELNSKFSAEWPNITERKDPPADADEHKGEEGKFEKFFTPEPGEGD, encoded by the coding sequence ATGACCTATGTCGTCACCGATGCATGCATCAAGTGCAAGTACACGGACTGCGTCGAGGTCTGCCCAGTCGACTGCTTCTACGAAGGCGAGACCATGCTGGTCATCAATCCTTCGGAATGCATCGACTGCGGCGTTTGCGAGCCCGAATGCCCCGCAGAAGCCATTTTGCCCGATACCGAGGGCGGCCTTGAACAGTGGCTCGAGCTGAATTCGAAGTTCTCCGCCGAGTGGCCCAACATCACCGAGCGCAAGGATCCGCCGGCCGACGCCGACGAGCACAAGGGCGAAGAGGGGAAGTTCGAGAAGTTCTTCACCCCCGAACCTGGCGAGGGCGACTAA
- a CDS encoding CarD family transcriptional regulator: MAANAPAFDVGDYVVYPKHGVGRVIELQSEEIAGMKLELYVLRFEKERMTLRVPVNKVESIGMRKLSSDKTLKEAMETLKGKPKVKRTMWSRRAQEYEAKINSGDLVSIAEVTRDLFRPEDQPEQSYSERQIFEAASSRLARELAAMEKTDEPAALTKILEVLKTHAPQYYESTTEDA, encoded by the coding sequence ATGGCTGCGAATGCACCCGCCTTCGACGTCGGCGATTACGTGGTATACCCAAAGCACGGCGTTGGCCGTGTGATCGAGCTACAGAGCGAGGAAATCGCCGGTATGAAGCTCGAACTTTATGTCCTTCGTTTTGAAAAAGAGCGCATGACTCTTCGCGTTCCGGTCAACAAAGTTGAATCGATCGGCATGCGTAAGCTTTCCAGCGACAAGACGCTGAAGGAAGCCATGGAAACCCTCAAGGGCAAGCCCAAGGTCAAGCGCACCATGTGGTCGCGCCGCGCCCAGGAATACGAAGCCAAGATCAACTCCGGCGACCTCGTTTCAATCGCCGAAGTGACTCGCGACTTGTTCCGTCCGGAAGACCAGCCGGAGCAGAGCTATTCCGAACGCCAGATCTTCGAAGCGGCTTCCAGCCGTCTCGCGCGTGAACTGGCAGCGATGGAAAAGACCGATGAGCCGGCTGCGCTCACCAAGATCCTCGAAGTACTGAAGACGCACGCGCCGCAGTACTACGAGAGCACCACCGAAGACGCCTGA